In Pongo abelii isolate AG06213 chromosome 5, NHGRI_mPonAbe1-v2.0_pri, whole genome shotgun sequence, a single genomic region encodes these proteins:
- the DKFZP469M1914 gene encoding major histocompatibility complex, class I, C precursor (The RefSeq protein has 1 substitution compared to this genomic sequence), protein MRAMAPRTLLLLLSGALALTETWAGSHSMRYFYTAVSRPGRGDPRFVAVGYVDDTQFVRFDSDAASPRGEPRAPWVEQEGPEYWDQETQSYKRQAQYDRVSLRNLRGYYNQSEDGSHTIQSMYGCYVGPDGRLLSGYNQYAYDGKDYIALNEDLRSWTAADTAAQITQRKWEAAREAEQWRAYLEGLCVGSLRRYLENGKETLQRTEPPKTHVTHHPVSNHEATLRCWALGFYPAEITLTWQRDGEDQTQDTELVETRPAGDGTFQKWAAVVVPSGQEQRYACHVQHEGLPEPITLRWEPSSQSTITIVGIVAGLAVLVVLAVLGAVVTTVMCRRKSSGGKGGSCSQAACSNSAQGSDESLIACKA, encoded by the exons ATGCGGGCCATGGCGCCCCGAACCCTCCTCCTGCTACTCTCGGGGGCCCTGGCCCTGACCGAGACCTGGGCCG GCTCCCACTCCATGAGGTATTTCTACACCGCCGTGTCCCGGCCCGGCCGAGGAGACCCCCGCTTCATCGCAGTGGGCTACGTGGACGACACGCAGTTCGTGCGGTTCGACAGCGACGCCGCGAGTCCGAGAGGGGAGCCGCGGGCGCCGTGGGTGGAGCAGGAGGGGCCGGAGTATTGGGACCAGGAGACACAGAGCTACAAGCGCCAGGCACAGTATGACCGAGTGAGCCTGAGGAACCTGCGCGGCTACTACAACCAGAGCGAGGACG GGTCTCACACCATCCAGAGCATGTATGGCTGCTACGTGGGGCCCGACGGGCGCCTCCTCAGCGGGTATAACCAGTACGCCTACGACGGCAAGGATTACATCGCCCTGAACGAGGACCTGCGCTCCTGGACCGCCGCGGACACGGCGGCTCAGATCACCCAGCGCAAGTGGGAGGCGGCCCGTGAGGCGGAGCAGTGGAGAGCCTACCTGGAGGGCCTGTGCGTGGGGTCGCTCCGCAGATACCTGGAGAACGGGAAGGAGACGCTGCAGCGCACGG AACCCCCAAAGACACACGTGACCCACCACCCCGTCTCTAACCATGAGGCCACCCTGAGGTGCTGGGCCCTGGGCTTCTACCCTGCGGAGATCACACTGACCTGGCAGCGGGATGGGGAGGACCAAACTCAGGACACTGAGCTTGTGGAGACCAGGCCAGCAGGAGATGGAACCTTCCAGAAGTGGGCAGCTGTGGTGGTGCCTTCTGGACAAGAGCAGAGATACGCGTGCCATGTGCAGCACGAGGGGCTGCCGGAGCCCATCACCCTGAGATGGG AGCCGTCTTCCCAGTCCACCATCACCATCGTGGGCATCGTTGCTGGCCTGGCTGTCCTGGTTGTCCTAGCTGTCCTAGGAGCTGTGGTCACCACTGTGATGTGTAGGAGGAAGAGCTCAG GTGGAAAAGGAGGGAGCTGCTCTCAGGCTGCGT GCAGCAACAGTGCCCAGGGCTCTGATGAGTCTCTCATTGCTTGTAAAG CCTGA